A genome region from Tachyglossus aculeatus isolate mTacAcu1 chromosome 15, mTacAcu1.pri, whole genome shotgun sequence includes the following:
- the CDC42EP4 gene encoding cdc42 effector protein 4 — MPILKQLVAGSTNSKRRSRLDLTAEMISAPLGDFRHTMHVGRAGDAFGDTSFLHSKAGEPEAEPPAEAAPAPKPGLLSRRFRGSKRSQSVTRGGEGRDVLGPLRDSALFVKNAVSLPQLNEKEAAEKGAGRLPKSLSSSPVKRVSEEEAAEAAEASPQLNGAGRSPDPILAERAFGDLSDLPVVVPKGGSGMKHAESILSFNIDLGPSMLGEVLSVMDKDEWDPVSAEEEEEGGGCRGDGVPPEAPRHSPRPGRERKEEAAAAGWPPERPARGPEEEAWAGGPSPSSGRSLLGSHASGDGSSVSSWASGGLDPPGPALRGPPPRQPDKDFSFMDEDDEEEEEEEDDEIRV, encoded by the coding sequence ATGCCCATCCTCAAACAGCTCGtggccggctccaccaattccaAGCGCCGCTCCCGCCTGGACCTGACAGCGGAGATGATCAGCGCCCCGCTGGGCGACTTCCGCCACACCATGCACGTGGGCCGGGCCGGCGACGCCTTCGGGGACACCTCCTTCCTCCACAGCAAGGCCGGAGAGCCCGAGGCGGAGCCCCCCGCcgaggccgcccccgcccccaagccCGGCCTGCTCTCCCGCAGGTTCCGGGGCAGCAAGCGGTCACAGTCGGTGACGCGGGGCGGCGAGGGACGTGACGTGCTGGGCCCGCTGAGGGACTCGGCCCTCTTTGTGAAGAATGCGGTGTCCCTGCCCCAGCTCAACGAGAAGGAGGCGGCGGAGAAGGGGGCCGGCCGGCTGCCCAAGAGTCTGTCGTCCAGCCCGGTCAAGCGGGTGTCCGAGGAGGAGGCGGCCGAGGCCGCGGAGGCCTCTCCCCAGCTCAACGGGGCCGGACGCTCCCCGGACCCCATCTTGGCCGAGCGGGCTTTCGGGGACCTCTCGGACCTGCCGGTGGTGGTCCCCAAGGGCGGCTCGGGTATGAAGCACGCCGAGTCCATCCTCTCCTTCAACATCGACCTGGGCCCGTCCATGCTGGGGGAGGTGCTCAGCGTCATGGACAAGGACGAGTGGGACCCTGTctcggcagaggaggaggaggagggaggcggtTGCCGTGGGGACGGGGTCCCCCCAGAGGCCCCCAGGCACTCTCCCCGTCCcggccgggagaggaaggaggaggcggcggcggcgggctggCCACCAGAACGTCCGGCCcggggcccggaggaggaggctTGGGCCGGAGGTCCTAGCCCCAGCTCGGGCCGCAGCCTCCTGGGAAGCCACGCCAGCGGGGATGGCAGCTCTGTGTCCAGCTGGGCCTCCGGCGGTCTGGACCCGCCTGGCCCCGCGCTGAGGGGGCCGCCACCTCGCCAGCCGGACAAGGACTTCTCGTTCATGGATGAGGATgacgaggaagaagaggaggaggaggacgacgagatCCGGGTGTGA